In Cupriavidus basilensis, one genomic interval encodes:
- a CDS encoding multidrug efflux RND transporter permease subunit: MASFFLRRPAFAWVIAILTMVAGLIALTRIPIAQYPAVAPPTVIVYADYAGASARTVEDAVTAVLEQQMHGIPGLLYLDASSEGGAATITLGFRQGTDAQLAQVNVRNRVMQAEPLLPEAVRRGGIFVDQAGSSPFMYVSLVSQNSQLDETALGDFAAASVLPMLRRLPGIGKAEPYGAEYALRIWFDPDKLNAYGLTAADVEQAIKARNGDVTPGQLGGAPAVPGQPYQALVRPPRPLAEPEAFGQIVVRAGGDASLVRLRDVARVELGASDYRYSSRHDGQVAASIGLKLADGANVLATSRAVRAALDEAARGFPAGMRYEISSDSAQFVERSIWRVLTTLGEATALVFLILYLFLGNLRATLIPVIVVPVSLLGTVACLYAFGLSLNVITLFGVVLAIGILVDDAIVVVENVERIMREEGVDAMEAAARSMREVSGALVGVTLVLCAVFVPMAFLGSAVGVIYRHFAITLAISIAFSLFFALSLAPAMCASLLRHAPHPQRGPLAWFERGFSALTARYAGWILALQRRRLRWLGIYLALAVAGGVLMWQIPAGFLPEEDTGELVIDMELPAGATQEQTRATVAALEAWLKAGKYPVRSTFAVLGWSNSGNGEQRASMYLALRDWSERGADERAHAVLARLQAGLEAWPGRGQAQLYAYNGAALPELGSTGGLDMRLVAQAGAGREALFAARDKLLAAVKDEPSLGEVRATTGQPAPALDLHIDYERARSFGVEPDAIHHALSATLGSRYIDEVAREGRIRRVILQADAPYRMDPAKLSRVHVRNASGGMVSLGAFAELAWGKGEATLERFNGLTSVRINAEVAPDHSTGTAMERLTAKVRELGGAYDVRWTGRAFEQQQSGTQAPWLFALSMLFIFLCLVALYENWTLPLAVLLIVPAGLVGALVAIWLRGMPNDVYFKVGGVVIMGLAAKNAILVVEYAEQLRRGGMDLLEAAGQAARQRLRPVVMTSLAFILGVVPLAISTGPGAAAQRAVGTGVLGGMLGATVIGSLAVPLLYVLIGHRRAGRERQ; encoded by the coding sequence ATGGCGTCCTTTTTTCTTCGCCGGCCCGCGTTCGCGTGGGTTATTGCCATCCTCACCATGGTGGCGGGCCTGATCGCCCTCACCCGCATTCCCATCGCCCAGTATCCGGCGGTGGCGCCGCCCACCGTGATCGTCTACGCGGACTATGCCGGCGCGTCCGCGCGTACCGTGGAGGATGCGGTGACCGCAGTGCTGGAGCAGCAGATGCACGGCATTCCCGGGCTGCTCTACCTGGATGCCAGCAGCGAGGGCGGCGCCGCCACCATCACGCTGGGCTTTCGCCAGGGCACCGATGCGCAGTTGGCGCAGGTCAACGTGCGCAACCGCGTGATGCAAGCCGAGCCGCTGTTGCCGGAGGCGGTGCGCCGCGGCGGCATCTTCGTGGACCAGGCCGGCAGCAGCCCCTTCATGTATGTCTCGCTGGTGTCGCAGAACAGCCAGCTCGACGAAACCGCGCTCGGCGACTTTGCCGCCGCTTCGGTGCTGCCGATGCTGCGCCGCCTGCCTGGCATCGGCAAGGCGGAGCCCTACGGGGCCGAGTACGCTCTGCGCATCTGGTTCGATCCCGACAAGCTCAATGCCTACGGCCTTACGGCCGCGGATGTCGAGCAGGCCATCAAGGCGCGCAATGGCGACGTCACCCCGGGCCAGCTCGGCGGTGCGCCAGCGGTGCCGGGCCAGCCCTACCAGGCGCTGGTGCGCCCGCCCCGGCCGCTCGCCGAGCCGGAGGCCTTCGGCCAGATCGTGGTGCGCGCCGGCGGCGACGCCTCGCTGGTACGGCTGCGCGACGTGGCGCGGGTGGAGCTGGGCGCCAGCGACTACCGCTACAGCTCGCGCCACGATGGCCAGGTGGCAGCCTCGATCGGCCTCAAGCTGGCAGACGGCGCCAATGTACTGGCCACCTCGCGCGCGGTGCGCGCCGCGCTCGACGAAGCCGCGCGCGGCTTCCCTGCAGGCATGCGCTACGAGATCTCATCCGACAGCGCGCAGTTCGTCGAACGCTCGATCTGGCGCGTGCTGACCACGCTGGGCGAAGCCACGGCGCTGGTCTTCCTGATCCTCTACCTGTTCCTCGGCAACCTGCGCGCCACGCTGATCCCGGTGATCGTGGTGCCGGTTTCGTTGCTTGGCACGGTCGCCTGCCTGTACGCGTTCGGCCTGTCTCTGAACGTGATCACGCTGTTTGGCGTGGTGCTGGCGATCGGCATCCTGGTCGACGACGCCATCGTGGTGGTGGAGAACGTCGAGCGGATCATGCGCGAAGAAGGCGTGGACGCCATGGAGGCGGCGGCCCGCTCGATGCGCGAAGTGTCCGGCGCGCTGGTGGGTGTCACGCTGGTGCTGTGCGCGGTGTTCGTGCCGATGGCGTTCCTGGGCAGCGCGGTGGGCGTGATCTACCGGCACTTCGCCATCACGCTGGCGATCTCCATCGCCTTCTCGCTGTTCTTCGCGCTTTCGCTGGCGCCGGCCATGTGCGCCAGCCTGCTGCGCCATGCCCCGCATCCGCAGCGCGGCCCGCTGGCCTGGTTCGAGCGCGGCTTCTCGGCGCTCACCGCGCGCTATGCCGGCTGGATACTGGCGCTGCAGCGGCGCCGCCTGCGCTGGCTGGGCATCTACCTGGCGCTGGCGGTGGCCGGCGGCGTGCTGATGTGGCAGATCCCCGCGGGCTTCCTGCCGGAGGAAGACACCGGCGAACTGGTGATCGATATGGAACTGCCCGCGGGCGCCACGCAGGAGCAGACACGCGCCACCGTGGCGGCGCTGGAGGCGTGGCTGAAAGCCGGCAAGTATCCCGTGCGCTCGACCTTTGCCGTGCTGGGCTGGAGCAATTCCGGCAACGGCGAGCAGCGCGCCAGCATGTACCTGGCGCTGCGGGACTGGTCGGAGCGCGGCGCCGACGAACGCGCGCACGCCGTGCTGGCCAGGCTCCAGGCCGGGCTGGAAGCGTGGCCCGGGCGGGGACAGGCGCAGCTGTACGCGTATAACGGTGCTGCCCTGCCCGAGCTGGGCAGCACCGGCGGGCTCGACATGCGGCTGGTGGCGCAGGCCGGCGCCGGGCGCGAAGCGCTGTTTGCCGCGCGCGACAAGCTGCTTGCCGCCGTCAAGGACGAGCCATCGCTGGGCGAGGTGCGCGCCACCACCGGCCAGCCGGCGCCGGCGCTGGACCTGCACATCGACTATGAGCGCGCGCGCAGCTTTGGCGTGGAGCCGGATGCCATCCACCATGCGCTGTCGGCCACGCTGGGCTCGCGCTATATCGACGAAGTCGCGCGCGAAGGCCGTATCCGCCGGGTGATCCTGCAAGCGGATGCGCCTTACCGCATGGACCCGGCCAAGCTGTCGCGCGTGCATGTGCGCAATGCCAGCGGCGGCATGGTGTCGCTGGGTGCCTTCGCCGAACTGGCCTGGGGCAAGGGCGAAGCGACGCTGGAGCGGTTCAACGGGCTCACCTCGGTGCGCATCAACGCCGAAGTGGCGCCGGACCACAGCACCGGCACAGCCATGGAACGCCTGACGGCCAAGGTGCGCGAGCTGGGCGGCGCCTACGACGTGCGCTGGACCGGGCGCGCCTTCGAGCAGCAGCAAAGCGGCACGCAGGCGCCGTGGCTGTTTGCCTTGTCGATGTTGTTCATCTTCTTGTGCCTGGTGGCGCTCTATGAAAACTGGACCTTGCCGCTGGCAGTGCTGCTGATCGTGCCGGCGGGCCTCGTTGGCGCGCTGGTGGCGATCTGGCTGCGCGGCATGCCGAACGACGTCTACTTCAAGGTGGGCGGCGTGGTGATCATGGGGCTGGCGGCCAAGAACGCCATCCTGGTGGTGGAATACGCCGAGCAGTTGCGCCGCGGCGGCATGGACCTGCTGGAAGCCGCCGGCCAGGCCGCCCGCCAGCGGCTGCGCCCGGTGGTGATGACCTCGCTGGCCTTTATCCTGGGCGTGGTGCCGCTGGCAATCAGCACCGGCCCGGGTGCGGCCGCGCAGCGCGCGGTCGGCACCGGGGTGCTGGGCGGCATGCTGGGCGCCACCGTGATCGGCTCGCTGGCGGTGCCGCTGCTCTATGTCTTGATCGGGCACAGGCGTGCCGGGCGCGAACGGCAATGA
- the rnk gene encoding nucleoside diphosphate kinase regulator produces MTASSKQQPTLYLTELDVTRLERIAGRAGAAPLAEMLDSILERAAIVPAEAIPKDVVTMNSSLLCALEGEATPRRWTLVYPDTADFEEGRLSVLSPIGRVLLGARAGQTVSYRLPDGREQSVTVVELSFQPEANGQYTV; encoded by the coding sequence ATGACGGCATCGTCCAAACAACAACCGACCCTTTACCTGACCGAGCTCGACGTCACCCGTCTGGAGCGCATCGCGGGCCGCGCCGGCGCTGCGCCGCTGGCCGAAATGCTCGACAGCATCCTCGAGCGCGCGGCCATCGTGCCGGCCGAGGCAATTCCCAAGGATGTGGTCACCATGAACTCCAGCCTGCTGTGCGCGCTGGAGGGCGAGGCCACGCCGCGCCGCTGGACGCTGGTCTATCCGGACACCGCCGATTTCGAGGAAGGCCGCCTGTCGGTACTGTCGCCGATCGGCCGTGTGCTGCTGGGCGCGCGCGCGGGGCAGACCGTGAGCTACCGTCTGCCGGACGGACGTGAGCAAAGCGTCACCGTGGTGGAGCTGTCTTTCCAGCCTGAGGCCAACGGCCAGTACACCGTCTAA
- a CDS encoding Cd(II)/Pb(II)-responsive transcriptional regulator — translation MRIGELAKHSSCDVETIRYYEREGLLDAPQREDNGYRRYGDGHLLQLNFVRHCRSLGMSLSDVRRLRDFERDPTLACDDINSLLDRQIEQIHAQRVALEALEGQLRALRHTCDQPHPASECGILQNLQQAAAGAACECHPHPESHA, via the coding sequence ATGCGTATCGGTGAGCTTGCAAAACACAGCAGTTGCGACGTGGAAACCATCCGCTATTACGAGCGCGAAGGCCTGCTCGACGCGCCCCAGCGCGAGGACAACGGCTATCGCCGCTACGGCGACGGCCATCTGCTGCAGCTGAACTTCGTGCGGCACTGCCGCTCCCTCGGCATGAGCCTGTCCGACGTGCGCCGGCTGCGCGACTTCGAGCGCGATCCGACACTGGCCTGCGACGATATCAACAGCCTGCTGGATCGCCAGATCGAGCAGATCCACGCCCAGCGCGTGGCGCTGGAGGCGCTGGAAGGGCAGTTGCGGGCACTTCGCCATACTTGCGACCAGCCCCATCCGGCCAGCGAATGCGGCATCCTGCAGAACCTGCAGCAAGCTGCCGCCGGCGCCGCCTGCGAGTGCCATCCGCATCCTGAGAGCCACGCGTAA
- the speD gene encoding adenosylmethionine decarboxylase, with translation MNAPALPCPAVLGHHLLADLQGVASDLLADAALVERVLYQAAQAAGATVVDARFRHFGPGLGVTGVLLLKESHISIHTWPEYGFAAVDVFMCGAARPELAVEVMRAAFVPRTLTLRDQARGPAPG, from the coding sequence ATGAACGCCCCGGCCCTGCCTTGCCCGGCGGTGCTCGGCCACCACCTGCTTGCCGACCTGCAAGGCGTGGCGAGCGACCTGCTGGCCGATGCCGCACTGGTCGAGCGCGTGCTTTACCAGGCGGCGCAGGCCGCCGGCGCCACCGTGGTCGATGCGCGCTTCCGGCACTTCGGGCCGGGGCTGGGCGTAACCGGGGTGCTGCTGCTCAAGGAGTCGCACATCAGCATCCATACCTGGCCCGAGTACGGCTTTGCCGCCGTGGATGTGTTCATGTGCGGCGCCGCCCGGCCAGAGCTGGCGGTGGAGGTGATGCGCGCGGCCTTCGTGCCGCGCACGCTCACGCTGCGCGACCAGGCGCGGGGCCCGGCGCCGGGCTGA
- a CDS encoding DUF4178 domain-containing protein, translating to MQEINCPSCGAPAAFRSSAAAMVVCEFCHSTLLKDADTVKDIGKMSTVLEDYTPLQIHTTGQWDGQGFTLVGRIQLRYDSGLWNEWYLLFDDGSDGWLADASGQYMLTRRVTAEQSAAQINGVALPRYDQLTPGTPLYFDKHRYLASDVRSARCTGGQGELPFTVGAGWTAQVADFRDEGRFLTLDYADGDPPAIYTGQAVTLDQLKCQLLREADQIAGTADRYRGKAVPLACPGCGGPIAYRAGVASFVVCPSCHSEIDCSTSTALVLEKQHELDALKTSLAPGDIGNIDGKPYTVLGLMQCTDNDEEEASTWVEYLLFNEQRGLMWLVEQDSGWDRVEVLDTWPRMVSGTAASYQGQTFQQGYDYESEVLYAAGTFNWRVKVGDTTRLTEFGKPARRLTRETSDTEIVWTLSTTVARAQLAQWFKSSPGLAEAARAPQAARASAAGNSADLAFCRKSAKVYAILLAILNVPVALVTDRGWFTIVVGFLLLWAPIWLVQRWAGKD from the coding sequence ATGCAAGAAATCAACTGCCCAAGCTGCGGCGCGCCGGCGGCCTTCCGCTCGTCTGCCGCGGCGATGGTGGTGTGCGAGTTTTGCCACAGCACGCTGCTCAAGGACGCCGACACGGTCAAGGACATCGGCAAGATGTCCACCGTGCTGGAGGACTACACGCCGCTGCAGATCCACACCACGGGCCAGTGGGACGGGCAGGGCTTCACCCTGGTCGGCCGCATCCAGCTGCGCTACGACTCCGGCCTGTGGAACGAGTGGTACCTGCTGTTCGACGACGGCAGCGACGGCTGGCTGGCGGATGCTTCCGGCCAGTACATGCTGACCCGGCGCGTCACGGCCGAGCAATCCGCCGCGCAGATTAACGGCGTGGCGCTGCCGCGCTATGACCAGCTCACGCCCGGCACGCCCCTGTACTTCGACAAGCATCGCTACCTGGCCAGCGACGTGCGCAGCGCGCGCTGCACCGGCGGGCAGGGCGAGCTGCCGTTCACGGTGGGCGCCGGCTGGACCGCGCAGGTTGCGGACTTCCGCGACGAAGGCCGTTTCCTCACGCTCGACTACGCCGATGGCGATCCGCCCGCCATCTATACCGGCCAGGCGGTCACGCTCGACCAGCTCAAATGCCAGTTGCTGCGCGAGGCCGACCAGATCGCCGGCACCGCCGACCGCTATCGCGGCAAGGCCGTGCCGCTGGCCTGCCCGGGCTGCGGCGGCCCGATCGCCTACCGCGCGGGCGTGGCCAGCTTCGTGGTCTGCCCGAGTTGCCACAGCGAGATCGACTGCTCCACCTCCACGGCGCTCGTGCTGGAAAAGCAGCATGAGCTCGATGCGCTCAAGACCAGCCTGGCGCCGGGCGACATCGGCAACATCGACGGCAAGCCGTACACGGTGCTGGGCCTGATGCAGTGCACCGACAACGACGAGGAAGAAGCCTCCACCTGGGTCGAGTATCTGCTGTTCAACGAGCAGCGTGGCCTGATGTGGCTGGTGGAGCAGGACAGCGGCTGGGACCGGGTCGAGGTGCTGGATACCTGGCCGCGCATGGTCTCCGGCACGGCCGCAAGCTACCAGGGCCAGACGTTCCAGCAAGGCTACGACTACGAGAGCGAGGTGCTGTACGCAGCCGGCACCTTCAACTGGCGCGTCAAGGTGGGCGACACCACGCGCCTGACCGAATTCGGCAAGCCGGCGCGCCGGCTCACGCGCGAGACCTCCGACACGGAAATTGTCTGGACTTTGTCCACCACCGTGGCGCGCGCGCAGCTCGCGCAGTGGTTCAAGTCCAGCCCGGGGCTGGCCGAAGCCGCCCGCGCGCCGCAGGCAGCGCGCGCATCGGCTGCGGGCAATAGCGCCGACCTCGCCTTTTGCCGCAAGAGCGCCAAGGTCTACGCCATCCTCCTCGCCATCCTCAATGTCCCGGTGGCGCTCGTCACCGATCGGGGCTGGTTCACTATCGTCGTCGGCTTCCTGCTGCTTTGGGCGCCGATCTGGCTGGTCCAGCGCTGGGCCGGAAAGGATTGA
- a CDS encoding SPFH domain-containing protein, with the protein MSIGSFIKKQFIDILQWTEDTDGVLAWRYPMEDMEIQYGGSLTVRESQMAVFVNEGKIADVFGPGMHKLTTQTLPVLTYLKNWDKLFESPFKSDVYFFSTRLQIGRKWGTAQPITIRDADFGMVRLRAFGLYSYKVADAARFYTEISGTRAEYTRDEVEEQLRNLLIATMTATLGGASVPFLDMAANQALMSQTIRDRLAPEFERYGVALDNFAVTNVSLPEELQKAIDTRVSMGMMGDMAKFTQYQVATSLPLAAQNEGGVAGLGASLAAGAVMGQAMAGGLGAAAGVQPAAPAAAAAPAAVAAPADDPAARLQKLKDLLDKSLISQAEFDAAKAEILKKLIG; encoded by the coding sequence ATGAGCATCGGATCGTTCATCAAGAAGCAGTTTATCGACATCCTCCAGTGGACGGAGGACACGGACGGCGTACTGGCCTGGCGCTATCCGATGGAGGATATGGAAATCCAGTACGGTGGCAGCCTGACCGTGCGCGAGTCGCAGATGGCGGTGTTCGTCAACGAAGGCAAGATCGCCGACGTGTTCGGGCCCGGCATGCACAAGCTCACCACGCAAACGCTGCCGGTGCTGACCTACCTGAAGAACTGGGACAAGCTGTTCGAGTCGCCCTTCAAGTCGGATGTGTACTTCTTCAGCACGCGCCTGCAGATCGGCCGCAAGTGGGGCACCGCCCAGCCGATTACCATCCGCGACGCCGATTTCGGCATGGTGCGGCTGCGCGCCTTCGGCTTGTATTCGTACAAGGTGGCCGACGCCGCCAGGTTCTATACCGAGATCAGCGGCACGCGCGCCGAATACACCCGCGACGAGGTGGAAGAACAGCTGCGCAACCTGCTGATCGCCACCATGACCGCCACGCTGGGCGGCGCCTCGGTACCCTTCCTGGACATGGCCGCCAACCAGGCGCTGATGTCGCAGACCATCCGCGACAGGCTGGCGCCGGAGTTCGAGCGCTATGGCGTGGCGCTGGATAACTTCGCGGTGACCAATGTGTCGCTGCCGGAAGAACTGCAAAAGGCCATCGACACCCGTGTCTCCATGGGCATGATGGGCGATATGGCGAAGTTCACGCAGTATCAGGTCGCCACCTCGCTCCCGCTGGCCGCGCAGAACGAGGGCGGCGTGGCCGGCCTTGGCGCCAGCCTGGCGGCGGGCGCGGTGATGGGCCAGGCGATGGCGGGCGGGCTTGGCGCCGCCGCCGGCGTCCAGCCTGCCGCACCCGCTGCGGCAGCGGCGCCGGCCGCAGTGGCCGCGCCCGCCGACGATCCCGCCGCACGCCTGCAAAAGCTCAAGGACCTGCTCGACAAGAGCCTGATCTCCCAGGCGGAGTTCGACGCTGCCAAGGCCGAGATCCTCAAGAAACTGATCGGCTGA
- a CDS encoding DUF350 domain-containing protein, whose product MQAIYAYVLHLLAGLALLAVFVGVYTRITPFREFALIRQGNLAAALSLSGAMIGFCFTLSSSIQHNDTFLMFLVWSVGAMLVQALAYAGLARALPDMDAAIESNNIGMGGLMGAISVTVGLINAACLS is encoded by the coding sequence ATGCAAGCCATCTACGCCTACGTGCTGCACCTGCTGGCCGGCCTTGCCCTGCTGGCGGTGTTCGTCGGAGTCTACACCAGGATCACGCCGTTTCGCGAGTTCGCGCTGATCCGCCAGGGCAACCTCGCGGCGGCGCTTTCGCTGTCGGGGGCGATGATCGGTTTTTGCTTTACGCTGTCGTCCAGCATCCAGCACAACGACACCTTCCTGATGTTCCTGGTGTGGTCGGTGGGGGCGATGCTGGTACAGGCGCTGGCCTACGCGGGCCTGGCGCGCGCGCTGCCCGACATGGATGCAGCGATCGAATCGAACAATATCGGCATGGGCGGCCTGATGGGCGCTATTTCAGTGACGGTCGGCTTGATCAATGCCGCCTGCCTGTCCTGA
- a CDS encoding polyamine aminopropyltransferase, which produces MRDRTLVLSVLIVASCGLGYELIAGALSSYLLGDSILQFSSIIGCYLFAMGVGSWLSRYVKDEDVLARFIDIEILIGLLGGISAALLFVVFAWLSAPFRTALYAMVFVLGVLVGMEIPLVMRVLNTRRTAFSELVSRVLTFDYLGALAVSLVFPLVLAPRLGLSRTGFLFGMLNAGVALVTIHIFRDELKPVMSRMLRASLVLVLLAGGFLASGRLTHWAERGMFGDEIIHSESTPYQRLVITRWKDDMRLYINGNLQFSSRDEHRYHEALVHPVLQALPWARRVLVIGGGDGLAVREILKHKNIEHVTLVDLDPAMTTLFSRSEPLVALNQGSLKDARVQVVNADAAQWMEQHNEMFDAIIVDLPDPSNFGLGKLYSVPMYKLMSHHLAEKGYAVVQSTSPYFAPRSFWDIDATLREAGLHTWPYHAYVPSFGEWGFILAGKRDDYTPPTHYTVPLKFLDADSTALMFRFPADMAPREARANRLNEQSLVHDFEQDWRNVIR; this is translated from the coding sequence ATGCGCGACCGTACCCTTGTTCTTTCGGTGTTGATCGTGGCGTCCTGCGGGCTCGGCTACGAGCTGATCGCCGGTGCCCTGTCCAGCTACCTGCTGGGCGACTCCATCCTCCAGTTCTCCTCCATCATCGGCTGCTACCTGTTCGCCATGGGCGTGGGCTCCTGGCTGTCACGCTATGTGAAGGACGAGGACGTGCTGGCGCGCTTCATCGATATCGAGATCCTGATCGGCCTGCTCGGCGGCATCTCCGCGGCGCTCCTGTTCGTGGTGTTTGCCTGGCTGTCCGCACCCTTTCGCACCGCGCTCTACGCCATGGTGTTCGTGCTCGGCGTGCTGGTGGGCATGGAGATCCCGCTGGTCATGCGCGTGCTCAACACGCGCCGCACCGCCTTTAGCGAGCTGGTCAGCCGCGTGCTGACGTTCGACTACCTTGGCGCGCTGGCTGTCTCGCTGGTGTTCCCGCTGGTGCTGGCGCCGCGCCTGGGGCTGTCGCGCACCGGCTTTTTGTTCGGCATGCTCAATGCGGGCGTGGCGCTCGTCACCATCCATATCTTCCGCGACGAGCTCAAGCCGGTGATGTCGCGCATGCTGCGCGCCTCGCTGGTGCTGGTGCTGCTGGCGGGTGGCTTCCTGGCCTCGGGGCGGCTGACCCACTGGGCTGAGCGCGGCATGTTCGGCGACGAGATCATCCATAGCGAAAGCACGCCGTACCAGCGCCTGGTGATCACGCGCTGGAAGGACGACATGCGCCTCTATATCAACGGCAACCTGCAGTTCTCCTCGCGCGACGAGCACCGCTACCACGAGGCGCTGGTGCATCCCGTGCTGCAGGCGCTGCCGTGGGCGCGCCGCGTGCTGGTGATCGGCGGCGGCGACGGGCTGGCCGTGCGCGAGATCCTGAAGCACAAGAACATCGAGCACGTGACGCTGGTCGACCTCGACCCCGCCATGACCACCCTGTTCTCGCGCAGCGAGCCGCTGGTGGCGCTGAATCAGGGCTCGCTCAAGGATGCGCGCGTGCAGGTGGTCAATGCGGATGCCGCGCAATGGATGGAGCAGCACAACGAGATGTTCGACGCCATCATCGTCGACCTGCCCGACCCATCCAACTTCGGCCTGGGCAAGCTGTACTCGGTGCCGATGTACAAGCTGATGTCGCACCATCTCGCGGAGAAGGGCTATGCGGTGGTGCAGTCCACCTCGCCGTACTTCGCGCCGCGCTCGTTCTGGGATATCGACGCCACGTTGCGCGAGGCGGGCCTGCATACCTGGCCCTACCACGCCTATGTGCCGTCATTCGGCGAGTGGGGCTTTATCCTTGCGGGCAAGCGCGACGACTACACGCCGCCCACGCACTACACCGTGCCGCTCAAGTTCCTCGACGCCGACAGCACCGCGCTGATGTTCCGCTTCCCCGCCGACATGGCGCCGCGCGAGGCGCGTGCCAACCGGCTCAACGAGCAGTCGCTGGTGCATGACTTTGAGCAGGACTGGCGCAATGTCATTCGCTGA
- a CDS encoding FAD-dependent oxidoreductase, which translates to MDRRRFLIAGAGAGGLGLLSGCDRLGDDASRFLAGVGLREPMPVVVRPGMAEGHALRDAASWPSTVSAQDEIVTDVAILGGGVAGLSAAWQLARGGLKDFLLVEGPEFGGNAAAGSFGGDLAFPRGAHYLPLPSPESTHIREMLADTGVIQRDPFAARPEFDERALVHAPDERLFFDGKWHDGLLPGDAAPEQEAAQHARFLARVEQLKSARGSDGRKAFAIPLALASQDPAWTRLDQQSMRQWMLAEGFTAPTLHTYVDYCCRDDYGAGHELISAWAGLYYFASRAGHASDAADGAVLTWPDGLHALVTRLSARIDAHRGAKPGAQPWRRPGMALQVQEQGRGVSVLCAWWPNGVGARPPRLYRIRARRVICAMPLHVAARVAPLREFGFDPARHLPPTASWMVSSFRLQGFPPEAPGVPLAWDNVVHGGRGLGYVVSTHQLIRQAKPAATVFTAYCPLDFAASPGAAPRSLADTRRWLAEASPAELMDYATTDLRQVYGRAFWRHADAVEITVRGHAMASPRTGFLGNAGAAALRAADGRILFAHADLSGLSVFEEAAWWGTRAARNILG; encoded by the coding sequence ATGGACCGCCGCCGCTTCCTGATCGCCGGCGCTGGCGCGGGCGGCCTGGGCTTGCTGTCCGGCTGCGATCGCCTGGGCGACGATGCCAGCCGCTTCCTGGCCGGCGTGGGCCTGCGCGAGCCCATGCCTGTGGTGGTGCGCCCCGGCATGGCCGAGGGCCACGCGCTGCGCGATGCCGCCAGCTGGCCGTCGACTGTTTCCGCGCAGGACGAAATCGTGACCGACGTTGCCATCCTCGGCGGTGGCGTGGCCGGGCTCAGCGCCGCGTGGCAGCTGGCGCGCGGCGGCCTGAAGGATTTCCTGCTGGTGGAGGGCCCGGAATTCGGCGGCAACGCGGCGGCCGGAAGTTTCGGCGGCGACCTGGCCTTCCCGCGCGGCGCGCACTATCTGCCGCTGCCCTCGCCCGAATCCACGCACATCCGCGAGATGCTGGCCGACACCGGCGTGATCCAGCGCGACCCGTTCGCCGCGCGGCCCGAGTTCGACGAGCGCGCGCTGGTGCATGCGCCGGACGAGCGCCTGTTCTTCGATGGCAAGTGGCACGACGGCCTGCTGCCTGGCGACGCTGCGCCAGAGCAGGAAGCGGCGCAGCACGCGCGCTTTCTCGCGCGCGTCGAGCAGCTCAAGAGCGCGCGCGGCAGCGACGGCCGCAAGGCCTTTGCCATCCCGCTGGCGCTGGCCTCGCAAGATCCGGCCTGGACCCGGCTTGACCAGCAAAGCATGCGGCAGTGGATGCTGGCCGAAGGCTTTACCGCGCCCACCCTGCACACCTATGTGGACTACTGTTGCCGCGACGACTACGGCGCGGGGCACGAGCTGATCTCGGCCTGGGCCGGCCTGTACTACTTCGCCAGCCGCGCGGGCCATGCAAGCGATGCGGCCGACGGCGCCGTGCTGACCTGGCCGGATGGTTTGCACGCGCTGGTGACGCGGCTCTCGGCGCGCATTGATGCGCACCGCGGCGCCAAACCAGGCGCCCAGCCCTGGCGCCGTCCCGGCATGGCGCTGCAAGTGCAGGAGCAGGGCCGTGGGGTGTCGGTGCTGTGCGCCTGGTGGCCGAATGGCGTTGGCGCCCGGCCGCCGCGCCTCTACCGCATCCGCGCGCGCCGCGTGATCTGCGCCATGCCCCTGCATGTGGCCGCCCGCGTGGCGCCGCTGCGCGAATTCGGCTTCGACCCGGCGCGCCACCTGCCGCCTACCGCGTCCTGGATGGTGTCCAGCTTCCGCCTGCAGGGCTTCCCGCCGGAGGCGCCTGGCGTGCCGCTGGCGTGGGACAACGTGGTGCACGGCGGACGCGGGCTGGGCTATGTGGTGAGTACCCATCAACTGATCCGGCAGGCAAAGCCGGCAGCCACGGTCTTTACCGCGTACTGTCCACTGGACTTTGCGGCCAGCCCCGGCGCGGCGCCGCGCTCGCTCGCCGACACCCGCCGCTGGCTGGCCGAGGCCAGCCCCGCCGAGCTGATGGACTATGCCACCACCGATCTGCGCCAGGTCTACGGGCGCGCCTTCTGGCGCCACGCGGATGCGGTGGAAATCACGGTGCGCGGGCACGCCATGGCCTCGCCGCGCACGGGCTTTCTGGGCAATGCCGGCGCCGCGGCCCTGCGCGCGGCCGATGGCCGCATCCTGTTTGCTCATGCGGACCTGTCCGGCCTGTCGGTGTTCGAGGAAGCGGCGTGGTGGGGTACGCGTGCCGCGCGGAATATCCTCGGCTGA